One genomic segment of Isachenkonia alkalipeptolytica includes these proteins:
- a CDS encoding peptidylprolyl isomerase, with protein sequence MKKLKIGVLLLALLTVFALTACGNDQEEEMNEEAIAVVNGEEISREKFDKVLAMYQIGYEAEFGEDVWEMTIESGETVLEALKQEVSQILILERLVMQRAQEEGISLSDEEVDEALDPYLEDPDMQALLEEGTLDEAFLREQIEKELYAEKYQEWYLSENEVTEQEIEDFYEENSEVFETDEVQARHILVEEEDLAQELIDRIQEGESFEALATEYSTDGSAAGGGDLGYFGRGEMVGPFEEAAFSQEVGEVSEEPVETQFGYHIILVEDRIEESESLEEARENIRSHIGSQRFQNHMSQLFEEADIERTEEL encoded by the coding sequence ATGAAAAAGTTAAAAATCGGGGTGCTGCTGTTAGCGCTTTTGACAGTATTTGCCTTAACCGCCTGTGGGAATGATCAGGAGGAAGAAATGAACGAGGAAGCCATTGCCGTAGTCAATGGGGAGGAAATCTCCCGGGAGAAGTTTGACAAGGTGCTGGCCATGTATCAGATAGGCTATGAGGCCGAGTTTGGAGAAGATGTATGGGAGATGACCATCGAGAGTGGAGAAACCGTGCTGGAGGCCTTAAAGCAGGAAGTATCCCAGATTCTGATTCTGGAGCGTCTGGTAATGCAAAGAGCCCAGGAAGAAGGCATTTCCCTATCCGACGAAGAAGTTGATGAGGCCCTGGACCCTTACCTGGAGGATCCCGACATGCAGGCCCTTCTGGAAGAGGGTACCCTGGATGAAGCCTTCCTTCGGGAACAGATTGAAAAAGAGCTTTACGCCGAGAAGTACCAGGAATGGTACCTCAGTGAAAATGAAGTAACGGAGCAGGAAATCGAAGACTTCTATGAAGAAAACAGCGAGGTGTTTGAAACCGATGAAGTTCAGGCCCGACACATTCTTGTGGAGGAAGAGGACCTGGCCCAAGAACTGATTGACCGTATCCAAGAGGGAGAATCCTTTGAAGCCTTAGCGACGGAGTACTCCACCGACGGATCCGCCGCCGGGGGCGGAGATCTCGGCTATTTTGGAAGAGGGGAGATGGTAGGTCCCTTTGAGGAAGCCGCCTTTTCCCAAGAAGTGGGGGAGGTATCCGAAGAACCGGTGGAAACCCAATTCGGCTACCACATCATTCTAGTGGAAGACCGTATTGAAGAAAGTGAATCCCTGGAGGAAGCCAGAGAAAATATCCGAAGCCATATCGGCAGTCAGCGCTTCCAAAACCATATGAGTCAGCTGTTTGAAGAAGCGGATATCGAGCGAACCGAGGAGCTGTAA
- a CDS encoding putative polysaccharide biosynthesis protein has product MKQDTFLKGAAVLGAAGMLVKVLGAFFRIPLGNIIGSDGMGYYQVGYTIYNFLLAFTAAGFPTAISKLVAEKRAQGDFRGAHKVFKVSFRLLFGLGAAGMLIIAVFAGFLANTFFSNPNAYFAVLAMSPAIFFVSILAAFRGYFQGMKEMKPTAISQIVEQAARVTLGLTLAVIIIYVVAADVKYAAAAASFGAGAGAIAGTLAMARIYLKRKPKIVRGFSEGVRIQPDSVQNIIRKLLKVAVPIAIGASVVPMINMFDTFLVVRRLQDIGFTYLEANSLYGQLQGMANTLINLPQVLTVAIAVSLVPVISEAFTREDYDGVKADTQSAIRVGFLMGLPASIGLLVLAGPIMSLLYPNEPASAGQVLFALAPAVIFLTQVQVLTGILQGLGKAHIPVRNLLIGAFFKLIITYILTGIPAINVRGAAIGTVMAYAIAFSLNLYAVKRETRAIISFRKIAMRPILAAATMGAVVLMVHRMLLGVLGNSLSTIIAIPIGGGVYLLMLMLTRAVGKEDFDLIPKGDKLFKILNRFGLMRGKR; this is encoded by the coding sequence ATGAAACAAGATACATTTTTAAAAGGAGCGGCGGTGCTTGGCGCCGCCGGTATGCTGGTGAAGGTCCTAGGGGCCTTCTTTCGAATCCCCCTGGGAAACATCATCGGCTCCGACGGAATGGGATATTATCAGGTGGGCTATACCATTTACAACTTTTTGCTCGCCTTTACCGCCGCGGGATTTCCCACGGCCATCTCGAAACTGGTGGCGGAAAAACGGGCCCAGGGAGACTTTCGGGGAGCCCATAAGGTCTTTAAAGTATCCTTTCGCCTGCTCTTCGGACTAGGGGCTGCGGGGATGCTGATTATCGCCGTGTTTGCCGGATTTTTGGCCAACACCTTTTTCAGCAATCCCAATGCCTATTTCGCCGTTCTGGCCATGTCCCCGGCGATCTTTTTTGTCTCGATCCTGGCGGCCTTTCGAGGCTATTTCCAGGGGATGAAGGAGATGAAGCCCACGGCCATCTCCCAAATCGTGGAGCAGGCCGCCCGGGTGACTCTGGGACTTACCCTGGCGGTGATCATCATCTACGTCGTCGCCGCCGATGTGAAATACGCCGCTGCCGCCGCCTCCTTCGGCGCCGGTGCCGGGGCCATTGCGGGAACCCTGGCCATGGCAAGGATTTATCTAAAGCGAAAGCCGAAGATTGTCCGCGGTTTTTCCGAAGGGGTACGGATCCAGCCGGATTCCGTACAGAACATTATTCGAAAGCTCTTAAAAGTAGCGGTGCCCATTGCCATCGGGGCCTCGGTGGTGCCGATGATCAATATGTTCGATACGTTTTTGGTGGTCCGCCGTCTCCAGGATATCGGATTTACCTATTTGGAAGCCAACAGCCTTTACGGTCAGCTCCAGGGGATGGCCAACACCCTGATCAATCTTCCCCAGGTGCTCACCGTGGCCATAGCCGTAAGTCTGGTGCCGGTGATTTCCGAAGCCTTTACCCGGGAGGACTACGACGGCGTGAAAGCCGACACCCAGTCCGCCATCCGGGTAGGGTTTTTAATGGGGCTGCCCGCAAGCATCGGACTGTTGGTACTGGCCGGGCCGATTATGTCCCTGCTGTACCCCAATGAGCCCGCCTCCGCAGGCCAGGTGCTCTTTGCCCTGGCCCCGGCGGTGATCTTTTTAACCCAGGTTCAGGTTCTGACAGGCATCCTTCAGGGGCTGGGGAAAGCCCATATCCCTGTAAGAAACTTACTGATCGGCGCCTTTTTCAAGCTGATCATCACCTATATCCTAACGGGGATTCCTGCCATCAATGTGCGGGGGGCCGCCATCGGTACGGTAATGGCCTACGCCATCGCCTTCAGCTTAAACCTGTATGCGGTCAAACGGGAAACCCGGGCAATAATCAGTTTTCGAAAAATTGCCATGCGACCAATCCTCGCCGCCGCCACCATGGGGGCGGTGGTACTTATGGTTCATCGTATGCTTCTTGGGGTCCTGGGAAATTCCCTGTCCACTATCATCGCCATTCCCATCGGCGGCGGGGTGTACCTTTTGATGCTGATGCTTACCCGGGCCGTTGGAAAAGAAGACTTTGACCTGATTCCCAAGGGGGATAAGCTCTTTAAAATTCTCAATCGTTTCGGGCTGATGAGAGGAAAAAGATAG
- the iscB gene encoding RNA-guided endonuclease IscB, whose translation MNQEKQPLMPCHNVIARLLLKQGKAKVKSKTPFTIQLLYNTSSYIQDITLGMDTGSSKVGVAAVTEKSKVVYVSEITLRNDISEKLTRRGKYRRTRRSRKTRYRKPRWRNRKNSIKKHRFSPTMTSKFHAHMKEIHFVQSILPISNMVLETANFDSHALKNPEVLKNKLLYQRGVNYGYANAKAYVLHRDNHTCQYCSGKSRNQRLEVHHIVFRKNGGSDEPENLITLCKSCHDKVHLHLIQITLSGKQKGDLKHATQMNSIRMQLLKRIPEARETFGFITKEHRQLLGLPKEHYMDAVVIAGQGKYVAFDRLQVLFKRRVSVGDYQQTKGIRSQQSIPTGKIQGFRKFDKVSYLGKTYFIKGRMTSGYAILMDIHATKIDFSTAPKGYKTPKLKNCKRITARSNAMIDSKPIQDRFNSSHD comes from the coding sequence TACTAAAACAAGGCAAAGCAAAAGTCAAGTCAAAAACACCCTTTACCATCCAATTGTTATACAACACAAGCTCTTATATTCAAGACATTACCCTTGGTATGGATACCGGTAGTTCTAAGGTGGGTGTCGCTGCAGTTACTGAAAAATCCAAAGTGGTCTATGTATCAGAAATAACACTTCGAAATGATATTTCGGAAAAACTGACAAGACGGGGCAAGTATCGACGAACCCGACGCAGCAGAAAAACGAGATACCGTAAGCCCCGTTGGAGGAATCGGAAAAACAGCATTAAAAAACACCGTTTTTCCCCAACCATGACCAGTAAGTTTCATGCGCATATGAAAGAAATTCATTTTGTTCAGTCCATATTACCGATTAGTAACATGGTGTTAGAAACCGCCAACTTTGATTCTCATGCGCTGAAAAACCCGGAGGTATTAAAGAATAAGTTATTATACCAACGCGGAGTGAACTATGGTTATGCCAATGCCAAGGCCTATGTTTTGCATAGAGATAACCATACCTGTCAATACTGTAGTGGTAAGTCTAGGAATCAACGATTAGAAGTGCATCATATTGTATTTAGAAAAAACGGTGGCTCGGATGAGCCGGAGAACTTAATTACCTTGTGCAAAAGCTGTCATGACAAGGTTCATTTACACCTTATACAAATAACGTTATCCGGAAAACAGAAAGGCGATCTAAAACATGCTACACAAATGAACAGTATAAGAATGCAATTATTAAAAAGAATTCCGGAGGCAAGGGAAACTTTTGGATTTATAACCAAAGAGCACAGACAGTTGTTAGGATTACCAAAAGAACACTATATGGATGCTGTGGTTATTGCCGGTCAAGGAAAATACGTTGCATTTGACAGGCTACAGGTTTTGTTTAAAAGAAGAGTAAGTGTTGGCGATTATCAGCAAACCAAAGGGATTCGCAGCCAACAATCAATTCCTACGGGTAAGATCCAAGGGTTTAGAAAATTTGACAAAGTATCCTACTTAGGAAAAACGTATTTTATTAAAGGAAGAATGACTTCCGGTTATGCTATTTTAATGGACATTCACGCAACAAAGATAGATTTTAGTACAGCACCAAAGGGTTATAAGACTCCAAAGTTAAAAAACTGCAAGAGAATTACTGCAAGAAGTAATGCAATGATTGATTCAAAACCAATTCAAGACCGATTCAATTCATCTCACGACTAA